From the genome of Denticeps clupeoides chromosome 4, fDenClu1.1, whole genome shotgun sequence, one region includes:
- the greb1l gene encoding GREB1-like protein isoform X2 translates to MGNSYAGQLKSARFEEALHNSIEASLRSSNGDPQPIFTQLYLDPDQYLSNIEDIKPKAELGLRSAEASGSVLVNSQTPNGTEEDENESDSSSPPLPYLQAPTPDGCCTVDGFCQAGKDLRLISMTTEAIDVPAGFELVGAKSPSIPEHILVCAVDKRFLPDENGKNALLGFSGNCIGCGEKGFRYFTEFSNHINLKLATQPKKQKHLKYYLVKNSQGALCKGPLICWKDCKTRQISSSASSSKPSSSSSLSSKENGGNSGQSSSPLSLSDSPPVRIQPTSTGLFGGPELSRECGFIKPLASSQGTKTLPIVPTALRVNGLTNAQGVEGRPALLSPTQVTHLGTPTHNYRPTEPASTAMSSGPPKKRHRSWHPTSLVPVPSTAVPVPAIRPLTCSSGPHLALSNPQPPSGSGVIQPQPITAGETVIIPDNLLSISGVRPVILIGQGTLPYFYGNVGDIVVSPLLVSCYKTSQLSEKTLENLGMTSSQLLSVETMILLTLQYLGRLGSEQIPLREEFEQIMVKAMLCGPAGTAVSPTQLPWLARLEASVSGGTVQVLVSHSSLGEGISEALRSLTEKPHQQCLPNYVVIICPSKMSGNEFCVLVIGKFQARSLAEGMLTTNEFLKEISYELITGKVSGLAAHFQSTSLGENLDKQLVKYQRRRKEQVIQPYQGDITDYIHSQEAAVMVPATETGMLDEMFQIHPPQLSVARSLLSQVCSIADSGSQSLDLGRFCKVDFLVLVPPSHVLVHQTARRIRQSGVLVDLGLEDACALQKPDKYVVRLDAEVHTKIEAFMRKVKQNPYTLFVLIHDNSHVDLTSALSGSVCHGELQGLADRVINCPEVLDAVNLLVLQVSCFPFTLQTQQSRISIHNEVTWPTFDSLGEPAHKDLVYFGLKDYSCSLQWGVASPILRSDDAFERMVNTLLERHPHLHSMVIRSYLLIQQYTEAMMALTAAPSLRDHVTPETLAMVEDLISAPGRDSSGRGLMLLVRVPSLQLAMLARERLEDARDKLGLQYRFAVLLGSPASELSLPSHFISRLRAWWGYNSEDWVPHTYEDLEGLPCIVILTGKDPLGETFPRSLKYCDLRLIDSSYLTRTALEQEVGLACTYVTQGVVPKQRRGGEGEQEEEKRMSAGDHGDPGDPDDGQMELERPHSNGSAVTRASGSLTENGVSSSGVPDTSQKPPLSSHSLCPTETGSSVMEETPITGTHSFCSSSSSSPSSSSTAQQRPSQSTQSPRGPVHPRVFPRTAVLSRAAYSLLAGGSVGQPSSVALLPHVDVTWTSPLRPPVPQHLGGVEHSLYYRQWTSARQHHADYEGSPTPHPRRLLLSGPPQAGKTGAYLQFLRILFRMLIRLLEVDVYDEEEIVDELAQPPEGAPSSSIKWPDVEYIRKLPFDLYPRDYKFRNTSPVYAENMPMNTKGVKSEGSTEDPAQRNTVSIRLSVFAAHNAFHHCEQCHHYCEASPASQISDCTFHAFTFCSSMLGEEVQLHFVIPKAKEPHFVFSQQGSHLESMRLPLLSDKDPGLLKSPIFTPTTGRQEHGLLNIFHAMEGAAHLHILVVKQYEMALYRKYWPNHILLVLPAMFNNSGVGAARFMIKELSYHNLELERNRQELLGVRRQDVWPFIVMMDDSCVLWNAYHPVQDNSVYVNYRGSPEVTNVSLKSVLQHIEATPKVSQYGVCGVRKWSSGLASQPLSAPFSRCHLHDLIMLNVDLTQNVQYDLNRYTCEEVDFNLRVNSSGLLLCRFNHFSIMKKHIPIGGLRDFHIKPKLMAMESPSPLSASQYICAPDSEHTLLAAPAHFLLERFLQSCSHRLFPKAVCNSSNPVLSINSYLNIGAEVAVCYMSSRPHSVNLDHQGLVFSGLLLYLCDSFVNSSLLKKFRFLKGATLCVICQDRSSLRQTIARLELEDEWQFRLRDEFQTANCSEDRPLYFLTGRHI, encoded by the exons ATGGGAAACTCATATGCAGGGCAGCTGAAGTCTGCCCGTTTTGAGGAGGCTCTCCATAACTCAATTGAGGCATCCTTGAGATCGAGCAATGGTGACCCACAGCCCATTTTTACTCAACTTTACCTGGATCCAGACCAGTATCTCAGCAACATAGAGG ATATTAAGCCCAAAGCAGAACTGGGCCTGAGGTCTGCTGAGGCTTCAGGGTCTGTTCTGGTCAACAGCCAAACCCCTAATGGAACAGAGGAAGATGAGAACGAGTCAGACAGCAGCAGTCCACCTCTACCCTACCTACAGGCTCCTACACCAGATGGCTGCTGCACTGTGGATG GGTTCTGTCAAGCTGGAAAGGATCTACGACTCATCTCCATGACAACAGAGGCAATTGATGTTCCAGCTGGGTTTGAGCTGGTGGGTGCAAAGTCTCCCAGCATCCCAGAGCATATTTTGGTCTGTGCGGTGGACAAGCGCTTCCTGCCAGATGAGAATGGGAAAAATGCACTTTTAG GTTTTTCTGGAAACTGCATCGGCTGTGGGGAAAAGGGTTTCCGCTACTTCACTGAGTTCTCCAACCACATCAACCTGAAACTGGCCACTCAGCCCAAGAAGCAGAAGCACTTAAAGTACTACCTGGTGAAGAATTCTCAGGGTGCTCTGTGCAAAGGACCCCTCATCTGCTGGAAAG ACTGTAAAACCAGACAGATTTCCAGCAGTGCTTCATCCTCCAAGCCTAGCTCTTCTTCTTCATTAAGCAGCAAAGAGAACGGGGGCAACAGTGGCCAGAGCTCTTCTCCATTGTCCCTTTCAG ACTCTCCTCCTGTCCGGATCCAGCCCACCTCCACTGGGCTTTTCGGCGGTCCAGAACTGTCCAGAGAATGTGGCTTCATAAAACCTCTGGCATCATCACAGGGCACCAAAACATTGCCTATAG TTCCTACAGCACTGCGGGTGAATGGCCTAACTAATGCCCAGGGTGTTGAGGGGCGGCCCGCTCTGCTCAGCCCGACCCAGGTTACACATCTGGGCACGCCGACCCACAACTATCGTCCCACAGAACCAG CCTCCACAGCCATGTCCTCAGGACCCCCGAAGAAGCGTCACCGAAGCTGGCACCCCACATCTCTGGTCCCTGTTCCATCCACTGCAGTACCTGTTCCAGCCATCCGGCCCCTGACGTGCAGCTCCG GTCCTCATCTGGCCCTGTCCAATCCACAGCCTCCCTCAGGGTCAGGGGTTATACAGCCCCAGCCTATTACAGCTGGAGAGACTGTTATCATCCCAGACAACCTGCTCAGTATCTCTGGAGTCCGGCCAGTCATCCTAATCG GTCAAGGCACTTTGCCATACTTTTATGGCAATGTTGGGGATATCGTAGTGAGCCCCCTACTGGTGAGCTGCTATAAAACCAGCCAGCTATCGGAGAAGACCCTGGAAAACCTGGGAATGACAAGCAGCCAGCTGCTCAGTGTGGAAACCATGATCCTGCTGACCCTGCAGTACCTCGGACGACTAG GTTCTGAGCAGATCCCCCTGCGTGAGGAGTTTGAGCAGATCATGGTCAAGGCCATGCTGTGTGGCCCCGCAGGAACCGCTGTGTCCCCCACACAACTACCCTGGCTGGCCCGTCTCGAAGCTAGCGTCTCCGGTGGCACAGTGCAGGTTCTGGTTTCCCACAGTTCTCTTGGGGAAGGCATTTCAGAGGCACTGCGTTCCCTGACTGAGAAGCCGCACCAACAGTGTCTACCCAACTACGTGGTCATCATCTGTCCCTCCAAGATGAGCGGCAATGAGTTCTGCGTGCTGGTGATTG GAAAGTTCCAGGCACGCTCTCTGGCAGAGGGCATGCTGACCACCAACGAATTCCTGAAGGAAATCAGTTATGAACTCATCACAGGAAAAGTCAGTGGCCTGGCTGCTCATTTCCAGAGCACATCATTAG GAGAAAATCTGGATAAACAGCTGGTCAAATACCAGCGGCGGCGTAAGGAGCAGGTTATCCAGCCCTATCAAGGTGACATTACAGACTACATCCACTCACAAGAAGCAGCTGTCATGGTACCAGCTACAGAAACAG GCATGCTGGATGAAATGTTCCAGATCCACCCCCCTCAGTTGAGCGTGGCTCGCAGCCTTCTGTCCCAGGTCTGTTCCATTGCTGACTCTGGCAGTCAGAGCCTAGACCTGGGCCGCTTTTGTAAAGTGGACTTTCTGGTCCTGGTTCCCCCTTCCCATGTGCTGGTGCACCAGACAGCCCGACGCATTAGACAGTCAG GTGTTTTGGTGGATCTGGGTTTGGAAGATGCCTGTGCCCTTCAGAAACCAGACAAATACGTGGTGCGGCTAGATGCTGAAGTTCACACCAAAATTGAGGCCTTTATGCGAAAGGTCAAACAGAACCCCTACACACTTTTTGTCCTTATACATGACAATTCTCATGTCGACTTGACCAG TGCCctttcaggttctgtgtgtcACGGTGAGCTGCAAGGCCTGGCTGATCGTGTGATCAACTGCCCCGAGGTGCTGGATGCAGTCAACCTGCTGGTGCTGCAGGTCAGCTGCTTTCCCTTCACCCTGCAGACACAGCAGTCCCGCATAAGCATCCACAACGAGGTGACATGGCCCACGTTTGACAGCCTG GGGGAGCCCGCTCACAAGGACCTGGTTTATTTTGGGCTGAAGGACTACAGCTGCTCATTGCAGTGGGGTGTGGCTAGTCCCATACTCCGCAGTGACGACGCATTTGAGAGGATGGTTAACACCTTACTTGAGAG GCACCCCCACCTCCACAGCATGGTAATCCGCAGTTACCTGCTGATCCAGCAGTACACTGAGGCCATGATGGCCTTGACAGCAGCTCCGTCACTGCGGGACCATGTGACCCCTGAGACCCTGGCCATGGTGGAGGACCTGATCAGTGCTCCAGGGCGGGACAGTTCAGGCCGTGGACTCATGCTGCTGGTGCGTGTCCCCTCACTGCAGCTGGCCATGCTGGCCCGAGAGAGGCTGGAGGACGCCCGTGACAAGCTGGGCCTGCAGTACCGGTTTGCCGTGCTGTTGGGGAGCCCCGCTTCTGAGCTCAGTCTGCCCAGCCACTTCATCAGTCGTCTCAGG GCCTGGTGGGGCTATAACAGCGAGGACTGGGTCCCACACACATATGAAGACCTTGAGGGACTACCCTGCATTGTCATCCTCACAGGGAAAGATCCACTGGGGGAGACTTTCCCAAG ATCTCTGAAGTACTGTGACCTGCGACTGATCGACTCCAGCTATCTCACCCGTACAGCTCTGGAGCAGGAGGTGGGGCTGGCCTGCACTTATGTGACGCAGGGGGTGGTTCCAAAACAaagaaggggaggggagggggagcaggaagaggagaagcGCATGAGTGCTGGTGACCATGGTGACCCCGGTGACCCTGACGATGGTcagatggagcttgagaggccACACAGCAATGGAAGTGCCGTCACCAGAGCCTCAG gcTCTCTCACTGAGAATGGTGTCAGCTCCTCTGGAGTTCCAGACACTTCCCAGAaacctcctctctcctcccacTCTCTGTGCCCAACAGAGACAGGCAGCTCTGTTATGGAGGAGACTCCAATCACCGGTACCCACTCCTTCTGCTCgtcatcctcttcctccccctcatCCTCCTCAACAGCCCAGCAGCGTCCCAGCCAATCCACCCAATCCCCGCGTGGGCCTGTTCATCCTCGCGTTTTCCCTCGGACAGCAGTCCTCTCCCGGGCAGCTTACTCCCTGCTGGCGGGGGGGTCTGTAGGTCAGCCCAGCTCGGTGGCCCTGCTGCCCCATGTTGACGTCACCTGGACCAGTCCTTTGCGCCCACCAGTTCCCCAGCACCTGGGTGGAGTGGAGCATTCACTGTACTATCGACAGTGGACATCTGCACGTCAGCATCACGCTGACTATGAGGGATCCCCTACACCCCACCCCCGTCGTCTTTTGCTCAGTGGACCACCACAG GCAGGGAAAACGGGGGCCTACCTCCAGTTTTTGCGCATTCTGTTCCGAATGCTGATTCGACTGTTGGAGGTGGATGTGTATGACGAGGAGGAGATAGTGGATGAACTTGCACAACCACCCGAGGGTGCTCCCTCTAGCAGCATAAAGTGGCCTGATGTGGAGTACATTCGGAAACTGCCATTTGACCTCTACCCCCGTGACTACAAATTCAGAAACACCAGCCCAGTTTATGCTGAGAACATGCCCATGAACACAAAAG GAGTGAAATCAGAGGGCAGTACTGAAGATCCAGCTCAGAGGAACACAGTGTCTATTCGACTGAGTGTGTTTGCTGCCCACAATGCCTTTCATCACTGTGAGCAGTGCCACCACTACTGTGAAGCCAGTCCTGCCTCTCAG ATCTCTGACTGCACCTTCCATGCTTTCACCTTCTGCTCCTCCATGTTGGGAGAAGAGGTGCAGCTTCACTTTGTGATCCCTAAAGCCAAGGAGCCACACTTTGTCTTCAGTCAGCAGGGCAGCCATCTGGAGAGCATGCGGTTGCCGCTCCTCTCAGACAAG gacCCTGGCCTGCTGAAAAGCCCCATCTTCACACCAACCACAGGCCGGCAGGAGCACGGCCTACTCAACATCTTCCATGCCATGGAGGGAGCCGCCCACCTGCACATCCTGGTGGTCAAGCAGTATGAAATGGCCCTCTACAGGAAGTACTGGCCCAACCACATCCTGCTGGTGCTTCCGGCCATGTTCAACAACTCaggagtgg GGGCTGCACGTTTCATGATCAAGGAGCTCTCCTACCACAacctggagctggagaggaacAGACAGGAGCTGTTGGGGGTCCGCAGACAGGACGTCTGGCCCTTCATTGTCATGATGGATGATTCCTGTGTGCTGTGGAATGCCTACCACCCAGTGCAGGACAATTCTGTGTACGTAAATTACAG AGGTTCTCCAGAGGTCACTAATGTGTCTCTGAAGTCTGTGCTGCAGCACATAGAGGCCACGCCCAAGGTCTCTCAGTATGGAGTGTGCGGGGTACGCAAGTGGAGCAGCGGCCTGGCATCCCAGCCGCTCTCTGCCCCTTTCTCACGGTGCCACCTCCATGACCTCATCATGCTCAACGTGGACCTGACACAGAACGTCCAGTACGACCTCAACCG ATACACTTGTGAAGAGGTGGACTTTAATCTGAGGGTGAACAGCAGCGGCCTGCTGCTCTGCCGCTTCAACCACTTCAGTATTATGAAGAAACACATTCCCATTGGAGGCCTCAGAGACTTCCATATCAAACCCAAACTCATG GCTATGGAGAGCCCAAGTCCTCTCAGCGCCTCTCAGTACATCTGCGCCCCAGACAGCGAGCACACACTGCTGGCTGCTCCTGCTCACTTCCTGCTAGAGAGGTTTTTGCAGAGCTGCAGCCACCGCCTCTTTCCGAAGGCTGTCTGCAACAGCAGCAACCCGGTGCTGTCCATCAACAGCTACCTCAACATTGGTGCAGAG gTGGCTGTATGTTACATGAGCTCTCGACCTCATTCTGTAAACCTGGACCATCAAGGCCTGGTTTTCAGTGGCCTGCTGCTCTATCTGTGCGATTCCTTTGTAAACTCCAGCCTCCTTAAAAAATTCCGCTTCCTAAAAG gaGCTACACTTTGTGTAATCTGCCAAGACCGTAGTTCCCTTCGGCAGACCATTGCGCGTCTAGAGCTGGAAGACGAGTGGCAGTTCCGCCTGCGTGACGAGTTTCAGACAGCCAACTGCAGTGAAGACCGCCCACTTTACTTCCTGACCGGCCGTCACATCTGA